TCTTTTCCATCTGGTGGCCGCTGTTCCCTCCATTGTCTCTCCCTGAGCCCAGGAACTCCTTTTTGATGTGGGCCAAGTCCATGGGCTCAGTCCCCTGCTCCCGGTTGGATTGGTGGTGGTCACCATTGCGGTCTGAGACATAGCCATTTGGTTTGGACCTCTTTTCTCCCAGTGAGATGCTGTTGCTCATCATGTGTTTTGGAAGAGAAAGGTCCAATGGTGCGTCCCCCCCATGGCCGTCCCCTTCAGAGGCCAGGCTGTTTGGAGTGTACGAGCTGCTCTGGGAGTTTTTAgaagaagtggaggagagattgagagGAGATGACGTGCTGCTCCTAAGGTGGTCCAAGGTCTCTAGTGGTTTGTCACCCATCTGCCTGTTGGCTGTAAACTGGTTGGCCTTTAAATGTCTGTGGGAAGTGTCACGGTCACCGTTGGTGTTGCCGCCGTGTAAATCCGCGAGTGCCATAATGCGATCCACGTGTTGCGCCATGGACATCGGTGACCTGGCCAGGCCGTGGTGGTTGCGCTCCTCTGCACTGCTCCGGTCTGGCGGTGGCGACCGCTTCCTGGAGTTGGCATTaccgttgttgtgttgttgttgctgctgattCTTCCACTGGGAGAACCACTCCTTGACAAACTCCTGTGGGAGGCCGACTGCGATGGAGATCTTCAGCAGCTCCTCTGAGTTGGGCTCCATGTTCATGGCGAAGTAGGCCTTGAGCACTGACACGTGGTCCTTGAAAGGGTTGACGGGGCTGGTAGCGCCCCTCTCTGACAGAGAGGATTGCAGAGCGGCCTGCTGCTCTGAGGGGAACACCCCCCTGCGGCTGGGAGGCACGCCCTCACTGGGTTGGAGGTGGTTGATCTCCTCATTCTTCTTACAGAGATAGCGCTCGTGCTGGTGCAGTGGGATGGGCCCTGGGAAGGTTTCCTTGCAGAACTGGCAGGAGAAAGGCAGGAATGGAACCTGGTGGCTCTCGTGGTGCGACTTCTCCTCAGGATCCATCGAGTGGTTTAGCCTCTCCTTCTTGATGTCCATGTTGATCTGCCTCTTGGAGTCATCGATCAGGCTCTTAGCCTCATTCACCTTCTCCAGAGTGTAGTCGATGATGCTTTTGGTGGGGCTGCTGTGGCCCACCACCTGGAAGCCAGCACGCGGGGAGGACAAAGCCAGCTTCTGCTCCTCCATCTGGGCCCCCAGCTCCTTCATATAGGCCCTGAGCTTAGAGATCTCCTCCGGGTTCCCATCCATCTTCTGCCTGCACACAGTGTTGTCCACGATCTGGAGGACCTTCTGCACCTCGCTCAGGTTGTTCCCCAGGGAACCGTAGCCCAGCAGGGGCAGGTCCAAGCCCATCCCACTCAGGTGCTGCAGGGGGCTCTGAGAGGAGCTGTGGATCCCCAGGGGGCTGCCTCCTCGGCCGGCTCCGTTCATATAGCCCCCTGGTCCTCCGACGCCATACTGGGAGGCCATCAGTAGCCTGTAGTCGTTGAAGTCCATGGGCTCTGCCTTGATGTCCAGGTGGCTTTGCTGGTCATGGGGGCCCATGGGGCGGCCGTTCTCCAGCTTGTGGCGGAGCTGGGCCAGGGCAGGGCTTCCCGGAGAGGAGGCGGTGGAGTTAGGGGAGGAGCCAGCCTTGGTGTTACCTCCTCCGTTACGTACTCGTCCGTTGACAGAGATCAGACCGATGCACTTCTTGCTGCTGATGTGGGAGCTGTAGGAGCCGGAGTGGGAGAAGCGCTTCTTGCAGTTGGAACACTCATATGGTTTCTCCCCTGTAAACGGGAAACAACCACATGTATTTCAAGTTACTCCATTTTGAATACTTGAATTTGGCTGGTAGTGAAATAGCTGAAGATTTCTTTCAGTGTGAAAATGAGAATTTCTATTTCTATTCAACTCTCATTTTCTTGAGCTATGGCCTCATCCATATGGCTGAATTAGTCAGTTATGAAACAGGTCTGAAACAGTGAGCTATTATAAAACAGAATGACTCATTTACTGACAGAGGCCAAAAAGGAACATTATCAATTTTAATTTTATGGCATAAGCCCTCTCAGTCATCCAGCTACAGTCACATGAATACATTTAAAAATGGTGGGTTAAAGCCAACTTGACTCGGCTTAGTACCTACCGCTGTGAATGCGGAGATGCTCCTTCAAATGATGCTTGTATTTGAAGGCTTTTCCACACTCGGTGCATTTGAACTTGCGGTTGCCGGCCCCTTCATTCAGAAGCTGGGGCTGTGGAGGAGATAGAAAAGGGAGTTTTCACATCAGTGCCACCTAAACGTGGTGTGTAAGAGTGGGAGGTCACAAATGAACCAGACACTAGGGAAGATTTCAAGGTAGCTGGTCTTGAGAAGGAATGTAATAAGTTTGTCATAGCTTCAAAGGTAGGCTACTTTGCAACACAATAACACTCCCTCACACAAGTTAACTAGCCTATATCTAACAGTTGTTTTGGGGGGGTTACATCCTAAATTGCGTAATCCAAATGATGAAGCACACAAGCAACTCCAATCGATTTCGAGAATACAGTGTGGGTTGAGTTTTTGTGTTCTGTTCAAAGGTAACTGTTTAGTGTAGGTGCATTTCCTGCATTTGAAATTCAAATGAGTGCagataacaaacaaaaacaatgtcTAGGGAGATGAAGCCCCCACAAAGAACTTCATGAGAATGATGTGGGAGGTGTACATTGTTACATTTTCAATACCAAAAAATCCCTTTTCGCTAATGCTTGCTGAGGAGTCTATGTACCGGTATGTGCGAAAGTGTGAGTGTGATTGTGTATGGAGTTAAGACATTCCTAAGGCAGGTGACATTTTAGGTTAGGGCATGTGATTAGGGTTAGCCTACTGAATGTGGCTTGAAGGGGACTACTTTGTGAAAAAGCTATCCGAAAAATTGGGCCAATGAACGATGTGGAACCTGCCATCATAACTAAATGTGTGAACAATTAACCCACGATAAACATGTGCTCTAGGCACACCGAAGATAAGTAAAGTAGCACAATTCACACATTTACACCAATAGCACTCAGTATCGCTCAAATCAAAATCCCTCCACAGTCCGGTGCACTAAGGTAATCATAATGACCTTCCATaagatcctttatttaactattttaACTGGAGAGGaagtacaaaaataaacaaacactTAGTCATTTGAGGATTATGATACTCCAGATCACTGGGGAAAAGACCATCTGCTCCTATTTAAGTCAGTCTGGAGGGGGAAAGGGGGAGTCAGGTGAGGGGGTGGAGGCGGTAGAATGGGGGGGTGCTGCTTCACTGCTTTTGTCACAGTGGGCTCAGAGCAAATTTGAGGTTTGAATCTGACATGCTTAATTCAGGAAATGTCATTATAATTACAGTATAATTGGAAAATTGAATGATTCCACTGCTTATTTGCATGGTCCGTTATGAGACCGTTGTAGACTCAGTTATAGGACAGAAAAAAGGTCTACACTTGTGCTTGTACTGATTCCCTGGTTGTACTTACACAATAGGTACATTTTAGATGCTACACTCAACGAAAGAACCTCTTATCGCTGTTTATTAAACCATAGGAAATTGTCCATATCTCTCGCACTATCTTTACGAGTGCTAATTTCTAATCAAATCTGTTCCAGTTCCAGCAACAGCTGATGCAAAAAGTCAGATGGCCTGAGGAAGGCAATATGCTAGCACATCCCACGCATGCCTCACTGTAGGCGGAAGCTTGGGGGAGCACAACAAAATGCAGCTGCGAACAAGCAGTGCGGGGtctgattttttttaaagaacaagAGCTCAAAAGTAACTTGTTGTAATGTGAGAGGAGTAGAGGACGATAGGAAGAGGAAATTAGAATAATCATTCACTCAAGAGAATAGGATTCTCGATGCAGAAGACAAGTGCATGCAGTATGAGGAAGCCTTGTAATTAACAACAATCTTagatgggggaaaaaaagagTGAAGGGCTTTGAGCTCAAATTATACTGTGTTTCACGCAGAGCACTGACCGACCCACCAAACGACACAACCGAATGTGTGAAGGAGATCAGATGAGGAAAGAaaaggggatgaggaggaggagaagaaaaagagaaaatgatcatctcctgtctgtctgccagtcttACCTGATCTCTCCCTGGCTTGTGCGTGGCCATATGCCTCTCCAGCTGTGTGCGGTGGGAGAAGGTCTCACTGCACAGGGGGCAGGGCACGCTCTCCTCGTTCTTCTCATGGCGGTACTTGATGTGCTCCTTGAGCGATGTCAGCCGCTTGTAGCCCCGGTCGCAGTAAGGGCAGGTCAACAGTTGGGCGAATGCATCTGGAGTCCCAGGTGGCAGGTCTGTGTAGAAGaaaaagggaggaagaggaggaggagggctcatAAGGTCAGCTAATAGACACTGATGGGCAGCATGCCAAGGTTGTAAACGGAGGAAGTGTAGCAAAGCTACATAATTATCTCCGCTTCACAAAGTCTCAGTCGCCAACAGcttacacttaaacacacactacCCATAAAAGTCACTCAGTAACACTATTGGGGACAAAGTCATAAAAGTGGTAGACATATAATGCTATAATAGCCCGGGATTTACTGTAGGGCTATTTATTTTCTGGATTCTTACCGTTTTCATTTTCGTCTTGCCCAACGGCCTCGGGAGTTCCGAGTCGTGTCACTTCCTCTGGGGCTTCTGGGTAAATTATGGCAGTGTCTCCACGCTGCAGGTACTCAGCGATGCTGGCCGAGTGGCTGTCACTCTCCTCCAGTTTATTACGCTTAGTGAAGTACTCGTCAAGCTCCGACACCCCATCCATACCCTTCACTGTataagagaaggaggaggaggagaggggcatgtagagaagaagagaagggaatggagacaaatacaaatatttgtcAGTCTCATTCGTCCTTCCCCCAACTTGAGAGATGCTGCAAAGCTACAGTATATCGGCCACACAGGAAACAGACTGGTCTCTAAATGTGATGAACTGAGGGAAGAAAGCACTAAGCCACTACTTAGAGGGGAGTATACATTTAAGTTACCGTTAATGCTGTCATGTAATGGCTTCTACAAAGAAAAATCAGAGACAATTCCATCATTAAGTGATGTTCACAACCCATCTTAAATGGTGGAAAAAAAGCTTTTAAACATTTTAACTTAAATATGTCCTAGTATAACGGGTAATTGGTTTAAGTTGCAATTAGATTTGCTGGGTTTACAGATCTCACTTAGAATTCTCTCTCTACATAATTTAAAGCAGAGATTTGATTATAAGTAAGATAATGTAGGGTTACATCTACTTAACAGTCAGTGTAGGCATAATGGTATATCAGGTATCTAATGCATTCATCAGCTGATTTAGCAAATCAGGGCAGTTACTGTAATGTAGCTACCTTTATGTCTTTGGATTATTACTGTTTGCTATTGGCTTGTGAGTTATACGCTGCTGTGTATATTTTTCGTTGAACTGTTAACAATATCCTTAAAACAAAGGACACCAAACTGTCGCCAAGAGGCCTAGATCCCTTGTAGTCACTCTAGGCAAGGTTTTGTTGATAAAACGCTCAATTGCAAAGACCTTGTGACTCACTGCAAGGACAAACTCGCATTTTATTTTCTGCTTGTAAACCAATTTGAAAGTACATGAACCAAACAAATGAGATTTAGGTCAAAACTCAATTTTGCAGCAAGATGTGATTTGCGCTGCACTCTCACTCAACCTAGAACTGCTTTGCTTTCCCTCTTGCTTTGCTGCACATGGAGGGATATTATCTTGCATggctgttgactgtgtgtgtttcctaTTAGGTATAAATCATCTGCTGCATGGGGATATTATAATCAAGTCTCTTCCTAGTGTCTTGCTGCTGAGGATTTAATGCTGGAATGGGGAGTTATAGTAAACATCATGTTACAGTTAAGAGGGTGTGAGTGGAACTCACCTGTACCATTTCCTACAGAGTGAAGAGACCCCTCTGGCCCCAAGGATTCATATTCCTCCTTCCTTTCATCTGTGAAGGAAAGGAGAAATGCGTTTAAAATCGGACAATCGACTGTGGCTAACACAGCTCTCAATAAACTCAACACTCGAGGCAAAGTCAACTGGAATGCGCATGCTACATGCTACCCTGGCAATTCAGTTAACAAGTACCTCTTTCCATTCAGCCCCAGCTCATAATATGAATGTATTTTCCAGATAATGAAGGACAGGCAGGCGAGGGGTGTACATATACTGTGCCTATTGTGTTTGTTTCTCCTGGCCCCAGTCATGTGACTCCTCAACAGGAGTCACAAGTATCATAAGCTTCCCCTTCAAAAAAGGGATATACAACACCCCTGCCTGTGGCAACAGAGGATGGGGAAGAAAACAAGAGCACAgtctccttttctcccccctctcccctcttcattGCAGCAGGTTACTTTTCAAAACTTCCTTCCTCATGAGCAATGAGTGTCAAACAGGAACCTGATGCTGTGCTTTTTATAACAAAATAGTCTTGCTATGAGTCAAAGGAGTCACAAGGTACTGTACACGATTTATATCATACATTTATAGTCGAATTACACATTTTGTGGCCCACAAGAGTAAAAGGAAGGTTGAAGGTACAATGCATGGAAATCATCTGCTAGTTTTCCTTAATTAATTAATAAATAATGTAGATGAAAACTATTTTCTTTCTCATAGTTCCAAGACTATGAATCCATGTAATTAAGAAGCAaggtctccccttctccctaccacTTAAGTTTCCCCCTGCACCACACAGATAAAATGGTGGTACTGCACGCTTCAGAAAACAACTGCAAAAATGCTGCCTTTTCTGATGGGGAAAGCATTGTTGCTTCACTTCGCCTCAACTTTTGGTTCATTGGGAAGAGAATCATTGCCAGACTTTTTAGAATGAGTTTCATTCAGCCAACATGGGGCTTTTTGTGGGTTCCAGGGCCCAGAGTAAGGACAAAGGCATGTGAGTCACGCCCTGTGCCACTGTCGTAGAATTTAGACACTGTACTCAAGTGTCATTCTATTTTCAGTAGGCCCCTCCTTCACTACACTTACAGTACACTTGCACTGAATAtgaaatctcaaatataaaatggagGCTCATTGTGTTTTCAGTAGTCTTTTTTTCCTAGAGAGGCAGAGGCAAGATGGCGGTTAAAGTAAATTAGCATTTCAGTTCTGTTTGTGGTAATTCTGTTTCGACCCTGCGCATTCTCGATGTGACTCAAACCTCCACAGTTCAAGACTGCTTCTTCTTTTCAGTACCATGAAGTGACACCCGAGTCTTTTACATCTGTTGCCTGAGTGAAATTGATATGAAAAATATGTGAGTTGTCTATCTTTCGTCAGTTTACCTATAAATGTAAAATACCAGCTCAATGAAAATCATCCACCAGTTTAGCATTAGCTATAACAGACTGTAGCAGATGTGCTAATCTGGCATTGATTTCTTTTACAGCTTTCTCATGATGGCCATGATAATGATAACATCTATGCTCTCCGCATCAAGGCTCTTTTCATTTACATTTAGTTTTGGACCGCGTTCAAAATCAAAAACTTCTTCCTAGTACTTTCTATTTCCCAGTTCAGCGGGGCAGCGCGCCACCAAGTCATTACCAGAGACGGATAGCCGGCGCTGGTCCGTTTTTTAAAACTGTGCGTCTTACATGAGTTCACTCTGCACTCTGTATCTGTCAGGTGGCACTAGAATGGTGGGCCTATTATGCATGTAAATTGCCATCATAAAGCTCCAAATTTAATTTAGGCCTGTTAATGAGTCCTGCAAAAGCCTGGCTCCCTCTTAACGATCCCGTTTGGCTCCTAATTAAAAGTATTTGTCTTTGAGGTCCTGGCGACACCGGTTGTCCTGTCACTGATGCAGATGACTTGGAGGGGGAGGAGTGGATGGAgaaatataaagagagaggggggaagagatagggagagagggaggaaaagagagaggggggaagagatagggagagagggaggaaaagagagaaggggggggggttgaCAGGTTTCGCATGCGCAACTTGCTCATTGTTGATAGCTCTGCCTGTACAATATAGCAATATGGGGGAGTTAGAGGCTGCGTTGGTCACAGCCCACTAAACTGAGTCTAATTATAAAGGATTTTATAACAGGTTGTTTTCCTAAATATATAAAGGGTTAAAATTATGGGTCAACGAGAATGAAAGGTGGCGCTTCATATGTTAAACTGAAATATTGTGACATATTCTGCTCTGCCGAGACCTTGAGTACATTGACCTTTTCGGAGTTGACTTTATTCCTATGAAAGTATGTGAAAACAATGAGGAGGCAGATGACATGCTTTTACAGagccaagagaaagagagaaggagagaaaagaggggagggagaacatTGAGAGGACAGACGTGCTACAGGGTGTGAACAGTCATACAGCGATGAGTATGTGTGAGAGGGAGGGTGAGTTGGACACacctcagggagggagggagggaggtggtttTGCCGACGTGAGCCTGTGAAGCAGCTAAAGTGCTGACTGTGCTTCAGCAGCAACACGTCCCACTAGAGTAGAGCACCATGTCATACTCTACAATCTCCTGTCAACCTCACAGGGCCCCGGAAAAGAGGACAATAGACAGAGTATCGAACAAAGCCACTTCCCAGGCTCAAGCTATTTTAGCATAAACTGAAAAAGGTGAATAGGTACTGTATTATTATAAGATGGGTAATTGAATAACATCAGCGATATTATTTCAGTGTCTGTCGTTCTGGAGGTGTTGTTCTGATGTTGTTGTTCTGATGTTGTTGTTCTGATGTTGTTGTTCTGATGTTGTTGTTCTGATGTTGTTGTTCTGATGTTGTTGTTCTGATGTTGTTGTTCTGATGTTGTTGTTCTGATGTTGTTGTGCTGATGTTGTTGTTCTGATGTTGTTGTTCTGATGTTGTTGTGCTGATGTTGTTGTTCTGATGTTGTCGTTCTGATGTTGTTGTTCTGATGTTGTTGTTCTGATGTTGTTGTTCTGATGTTGTTGTGCTGATGTTGTTGTTCTGATGTTGTTGTTCTGATGTTGTTGTTCTGATGTTGTTGTTCTGATGTTGTTGTTCTGATGTTGTTGTTCTGATGTTGTTGTTCTGATGTTGTTGTGCTGATGTTGTTGTTCTGATGTTGTTGTTCTGATGTTGTTGTTCTGATGTTGTTGTGCTGATGTTGTTGTTCTGATGTTGTTGTTCTGATGTTGTTGTTCTGATGTTGTTGTTCTGATGTTGTTGTGCTGATGTTGTTGTTCTGATGTTGTTGTTCTGATGTTGTTGTTCTGATGTTGTTGTTCTGATGTTGTTGTGCTGATGTTGTTGTTCTGATGTTGTCGTTCTGATGTTGTTGTTCTGATGTTGTTGTTCTGATGTTGTTGTTCTGATGTTGTTGTTCTGATGTTGTTGTTCTGATGTTGTTGTTCTGATGTTGTTGTGCTGTGTAATTGATTTACAACAGGTGTGTTGCCTATTCACTGATTTACGTTCTAACGGTATCTTGAGCAGATCACTCACCAGTCCCGTTGAGGTGTCCGTGCGGGTTGTCTGCCAGACGCCAGGCGTGGTTGTGGCTCTGCCACCCGTCCCTGCCCTCTGACCCCTCCTCTGCTCCAGCCCTGTAGGACAGCAGGGCGTGGCCCACCCTGGGTGATGCCTCCAGGTTGGGCACGCCAGCCCCAATGGGGCTGCTACCCTCCTCCCCATTGGTTAGACCATTCTCCTCTGAGACCAGAGTCCTGTCATCCTCGTCTGTCTCGGAGCCCGTCTCCACCACATTCTCATAGTTCAGCACTGCAAAACAACAACCAAAAAGACGCTGTTAGGTTTCTAAAACAACATCCAACTAACTTGGCTCTAGAGGTAAAGACTAAAGTAGTGGAGGCAAAAGCTGAAAGTCACATTCCTGCGTTGAATAGTTTGGGGAGCTTTTTatacatcccagacactctaggGACCAAGTGGAAATGGACAGCTTGTAAATATTACATCCCTGAACTTTGATAAAATGTGGTTGATTTGATTCGGGCTGAACCCAAGGGCCTTCACGCCAACCTATAAATATGTCCACTTCGGTGTTGAAGAAAAATACTCTGAAAAAGGTGCATGAGAAAGGCAGGCATAGACCCAaaagagaaaaagggaggggggggaataacacaaaaaaatttaaaagccatgacatcatgggAACTAGGCGCAGGAAAGGGGGCCCTCGGGGGTGGAAAATAGAACACAATTTTCAGGTTCATTTTGAGTTCTGTGTATGCCTAATAAAGCAATATTTCGCCAAGCTCTCATGCGCGTTATCTCTGGAGGCCGTTGCCAACTCCAGAAAGCGAGAGGGACGTGGCTAAAAACGATGCGTTTTGAAGTCAATTGCTTGTTTGGGGATATTATTTGGTTCCCCTCGACAGTTTTTCAAACCCATAAACCTTTACATCCTAACGGCATACCATTCCCTCACTCGTCTCTTTTTTCACTCTTCCCCTTTGGGTACATCGAGATTAGGCTTTGCATATCTGTTCATAATATGATCTTTGTCTGACTGTATGGTTCGGCACTTGCCTCCCGGACAACTGCGCAACAGGTGCAAATTAAAAAGGGGAGCCACGGTGGGGTGGGCTGAAATCTGCTGACCTGGGCTGAATACCAAGAGCAGCAGAGGGGGGTGGAGGGCGTGGGACAAAACCCTCTTTAATAAAAGGTGTGACCACAAGGATTTAGGGGGAGTTCAGACAGGGTAATGCCCTCTCTGatcaaaaaaaaagaaagaaagaaagagagagagagagacagagagaaagaaaaggctGAAAAGTGAGACGTGAAAACACGTTGTGTGGTCTAGGTATATGTTGGATATAATATGATTTCATTCAACATCTTAACCTCACGCTCACTCTTACACACCCTCCCCTCTTTAGTCCCGCCAGACCAGCAACAATAGTGGTTTTGCCTTTTCGCTGAATGAAATATCTGACCCTTTTTAACTCTGAGCTAAGAGCAGTTTGGAACAGACCAGTGAAAA
The DNA window shown above is from Salmo salar chromosome ssa25, Ssal_v3.1, whole genome shotgun sequence and carries:
- the zeb2a gene encoding zinc finger E-box-binding homeobox 2a isoform X2; the encoded protein is MKQEIMAEGPRCKRRKQSNPQRKNVLNYENVVETGSETDEDDRTLVSEENGLTNGEEGSSPIGAGVPNLEASPRVGHALLSYRAGAEEGSEGRDGWQSHNHAWRLADNPHGHLNGTDERKEEYESLGPEGSLHSVGNGTVKGMDGVSELDEYFTKRNKLEESDSHSASIAEYLQRGDTAIIYPEAPEEVTRLGTPEAVGQDENENDLPPGTPDAFAQLLTCPYCDRGYKRLTSLKEHIKYRHEKNEESVPCPLCSETFSHRTQLERHMATHKPGRDQPQLLNEGAGNRKFKCTECGKAFKYKHHLKEHLRIHSGEKPYECSNCKKRFSHSGSYSSHISSKKCIGLISVNGRVRNGGGNTKAGSSPNSTASSPGSPALAQLRHKLENGRPMGPHDQQSHLDIKAEPMDFNDYRLLMASQYGVGGPGGYMNGAGRGGSPLGIHSSSQSPLQHLSGMGLDLPLLGYGSLGNNLSEVQKVLQIVDNTVCRQKMDGNPEEISKLRAYMKELGAQMEEQKLALSSPRAGFQVVGHSSPTKSIIDYTLEKVNEAKSLIDDSKRQINMDIKKERLNHSMDPEEKSHHESHQVPFLPFSCQFCKETFPGPIPLHQHERYLCKKNEEINHLQPSEGVPPSRRGVFPSEQQAALQSSLSERGATSPVNPFKDHVSVLKAYFAMNMEPNSEELLKISIAVGLPQEFVKEWFSQWKNQQQQQHNNGNANSRKRSPPPDRSSAEERNHHGLARSPMSMAQHVDRIMALADLHGGNTNGDRDTSHRHLKANQFTANRQMGDKPLETLDHLRSSTSSPLNLSSTSSKNSQSSSYTPNSLASEGDGHGGDAPLDLSLPKHMMSNSISLGEKRSKPNGYVSDRNGDHHQSNREQGTEPMDLAHIKKEFLGSGRDNGGNSGHQMEKSASPIFGINPFGGGHMYTPLPPHGAFPPHSFMQAQASIPGLRPYPGLDPMSFLPHMAYTYATGAATFAEMQQRSRKYQRKPGFQGELLDGTADYLSGLEDLTDESLLSRKKIKKTESGKRPHQCTICKKAFKHKHHLIEHSRLHSGEKPYQCDKCGKRFSHSGSYSQHMNHRYSYCKREAEEREAAEREARDKGPLEPTELLMRRAYLQGLGPLGYSDPEDQPEDGGGTILRDGTEGGMRGGRGEREVDETYEKVTDRRETGTFREGEDEEEDDSRMDTARNDEGKDAEHSMDESSREGKTDTKSDQEEAD
- the zeb2a gene encoding zinc finger E-box-binding homeobox 2a isoform X3; translation: MKQEIMAEGPRCKRRKQSNPQRKNDERKEEYESLGPEGSLHSVGNGTVKGMDGVSELDEYFTKRNKLEESDSHSASIAEYLQRGDTAIIYPEAPEEVTRLGTPEAVGQDENENDLPPGTPDAFAQLLTCPYCDRGYKRLTSLKEHIKYRHEKNEESVPCPLCSETFSHRTQLERHMATHKPGRDQPQLLNEGAGNRKFKCTECGKAFKYKHHLKEHLRIHSGEKPYECSNCKKRFSHSGSYSSHISSKKCIGLISVNGRVRNGGGNTKAGSSPNSTASSPGSPALAQLRHKLENGRPMGPHDQQSHLDIKAEPMDFNDYRLLMASQYGVGGPGGYMNGAGRGGSPLGIHSSSQSPLQHLSGMGLDLPLLGYGSLGNNLSEVQKVLQIVDNTVCRQKMDGNPEEISKLRAYMKELGAQMEEQKLALSSPRAGFQVVGHSSPTKSIIDYTLEKVNEAKSLIDDSKRQINMDIKKERLNHSMDPEEKSHHESHQVPFLPFSCQFCKETFPGPIPLHQHERYLCKKNEEINHLQPSEGVPPSRRGVFPSEQQAALQSSLSERGATSPVNPFKDHVSVLKAYFAMNMEPNSEELLKISIAVGLPQEFVKEWFSQWKNQQQQQHNNGNANSRKRSPPPDRSSAEERNHHGLARSPMSMAQHVDRIMALADLHGGNTNGDRDTSHRHLKANQFTANRQMGDKPLETLDHLRSSTSSPLNLSSTSSKNSQSSSYTPNSLASEGDGHGGDAPLDLSLPKHMMSNSISLGEKRSKPNGYVSDRNGDHHQSNREQGTEPMDLAHIKKEFLGSGRDNGGNSGHQMEKSASPIFGINPFGGGHMYTPLPPHGAFPPHSFMQAQASIPGLRPYPGLDPMSFLPHMAYTYATGAATFAEMQQRSRKYQRKPGFQGELLDGTADYLSGLEDLTDESLLSRKKIKKTESGMYACDLCDKTFQKTSSLLRHKYEHTGKRPHQCTICKKAFKHKHHLIEHSRLHSGEKPYQCDKCGKRFSHSGSYSQHMNHRYSYCKREAEEREAAEREARDKGPLEPTELLMRRAYLQGLGPLGYSDPEDQPEDGGGTILRDGTEGGMRGGRGEREVDETYEKVTDRRETGTFREGEDEEEDDSRMDTARNDEGKDAEHSMDESSREGKTDTKSDQEEAD
- the zeb2a gene encoding zinc finger E-box-binding homeobox 2a isoform X1, which produces MKQEIMAEGPRCKRRKQSNPQRKNVLNYENVVETGSETDEDDRTLVSEENGLTNGEEGSSPIGAGVPNLEASPRVGHALLSYRAGAEEGSEGRDGWQSHNHAWRLADNPHGHLNGTDERKEEYESLGPEGSLHSVGNGTVKGMDGVSELDEYFTKRNKLEESDSHSASIAEYLQRGDTAIIYPEAPEEVTRLGTPEAVGQDENENDLPPGTPDAFAQLLTCPYCDRGYKRLTSLKEHIKYRHEKNEESVPCPLCSETFSHRTQLERHMATHKPGRDQPQLLNEGAGNRKFKCTECGKAFKYKHHLKEHLRIHSGEKPYECSNCKKRFSHSGSYSSHISSKKCIGLISVNGRVRNGGGNTKAGSSPNSTASSPGSPALAQLRHKLENGRPMGPHDQQSHLDIKAEPMDFNDYRLLMASQYGVGGPGGYMNGAGRGGSPLGIHSSSQSPLQHLSGMGLDLPLLGYGSLGNNLSEVQKVLQIVDNTVCRQKMDGNPEEISKLRAYMKELGAQMEEQKLALSSPRAGFQVVGHSSPTKSIIDYTLEKVNEAKSLIDDSKRQINMDIKKERLNHSMDPEEKSHHESHQVPFLPFSCQFCKETFPGPIPLHQHERYLCKKNEEINHLQPSEGVPPSRRGVFPSEQQAALQSSLSERGATSPVNPFKDHVSVLKAYFAMNMEPNSEELLKISIAVGLPQEFVKEWFSQWKNQQQQQHNNGNANSRKRSPPPDRSSAEERNHHGLARSPMSMAQHVDRIMALADLHGGNTNGDRDTSHRHLKANQFTANRQMGDKPLETLDHLRSSTSSPLNLSSTSSKNSQSSSYTPNSLASEGDGHGGDAPLDLSLPKHMMSNSISLGEKRSKPNGYVSDRNGDHHQSNREQGTEPMDLAHIKKEFLGSGRDNGGNSGHQMEKSASPIFGINPFGGGHMYTPLPPHGAFPPHSFMQAQASIPGLRPYPGLDPMSFLPHMAYTYATGAATFAEMQQRSRKYQRKPGFQGELLDGTADYLSGLEDLTDESLLSRKKIKKTESGMYACDLCDKTFQKTSSLLRHKYEHTGKRPHQCTICKKAFKHKHHLIEHSRLHSGEKPYQCDKCGKRFSHSGSYSQHMNHRYSYCKREAEEREAAEREARDKGPLEPTELLMRRAYLQGLGPLGYSDPEDQPEDGGGTILRDGTEGGMRGGRGEREVDETYEKVTDRRETGTFREGEDEEEDDSRMDTARNDEGKDAEHSMDESSREGKTDTKSDQEEAD